One Flagellimonas sp. CMM7 genomic region harbors:
- the metG gene encoding methionine--tRNA ligase, with protein MSETTSPSRYTITAALPYTNGPIHIGHLAGVYVPADIYSRYLRLKGHDVAFICGSDEHGVAIPMKAKKEGVSPKEIIDKYHKIIKKSFVDFGISMDNYSRTSAEIHHKTASDFFEKLYNQGDFIEEVTEQLYDEEAQQFLADRFVVGTCPVCGNEEAYGDQCENCGSSLNATDLINPKSAITGNVPTLKKTKHWFLPLDRYESFLKEWILKDHKNDWKPNVYGQCKSWIDDGLKPRAVTRDLDWGIPVPVEGGEGKVLYVWFDAPIGYISSTKEWAEREGKDWEPYWKDKDTKLLHFIGKDNIVFHCIIFPSMLKAHGDFVLPENVPANEFLNLEGNKLSTSKNWAVWLHEYLEEFPDMQDVLRYTLTANAPETKDNDFTWKDFQARNNNELVAIFGNFINRVTVLTHKYYDGIVPSPSELSAIDKQTLDTLKGFPEILSSSLERYRFREASQELMNLARLGNKYLADEEPWKLIKTDEERVKTVMFVALQIATGLAILSEPFLPFTSNKLKNILNVGPSTVETLSWENVGTADTLLPSGHQINKSELLFRKVEDKEIEAQLAKLEATKKANEQMEKEIIPQKDTITFDDFTKLDMRVGTIVEAEKMPKANKLLVLKVDTGLDTRTIVSGIAESFTAEEIVGKKVTVLVNLAPRKLRGVESEGMILMTENQEGKLVFVNPDEDSVGNGETIN; from the coding sequence ATGTCTGAGACTACTTCTCCATCAAGATATACCATAACGGCAGCACTACCCTACACTAATGGACCAATTCATATTGGGCATTTGGCCGGTGTTTATGTTCCTGCAGATATCTATTCTCGCTATTTACGTTTAAAAGGACACGATGTTGCTTTTATTTGTGGTAGTGATGAACATGGGGTCGCCATTCCCATGAAGGCCAAGAAAGAGGGAGTTTCTCCAAAAGAGATTATTGACAAGTATCACAAGATCATCAAAAAATCATTTGTTGATTTCGGAATTTCGATGGATAATTATTCCCGTACTTCGGCGGAGATTCACCATAAAACAGCATCAGATTTTTTTGAGAAGTTATATAATCAGGGAGATTTTATAGAAGAAGTAACCGAGCAATTGTATGATGAAGAGGCCCAACAATTTTTAGCAGACAGGTTCGTTGTGGGAACCTGTCCAGTATGTGGTAATGAAGAGGCTTACGGGGATCAATGCGAAAATTGTGGTTCCTCTTTGAATGCCACCGATTTAATAAATCCAAAATCTGCCATTACCGGTAATGTACCAACATTAAAGAAAACCAAACATTGGTTCTTACCTCTGGATCGCTACGAAAGTTTCTTAAAAGAATGGATTTTAAAAGACCATAAAAACGATTGGAAACCCAACGTTTATGGTCAATGCAAGTCTTGGATAGATGATGGCTTAAAACCACGGGCCGTTACACGGGATTTAGATTGGGGGATTCCAGTTCCTGTTGAGGGTGGCGAAGGCAAGGTATTGTACGTATGGTTCGATGCTCCTATAGGCTACATATCATCTACAAAAGAATGGGCAGAAAGAGAAGGAAAAGATTGGGAACCGTATTGGAAAGATAAGGACACCAAACTGCTCCATTTTATTGGAAAGGACAATATCGTTTTCCATTGTATCATTTTCCCTAGTATGCTTAAAGCACATGGCGATTTTGTATTGCCAGAAAACGTACCTGCCAACGAGTTTTTAAATTTAGAAGGCAATAAGCTATCTACCTCTAAAAACTGGGCGGTCTGGTTGCATGAATATTTAGAAGAATTTCCAGATATGCAAGATGTGCTCAGGTATACCTTGACGGCTAATGCTCCAGAAACAAAAGACAACGACTTTACCTGGAAGGATTTTCAAGCTAGAAACAACAATGAACTAGTAGCCATCTTTGGGAATTTCATCAATCGAGTGACAGTACTTACCCATAAATATTATGATGGTATTGTCCCTTCTCCTAGCGAGCTTTCGGCAATTGACAAACAAACACTTGATACTCTAAAGGGTTTTCCTGAAATACTTTCAAGTTCTCTTGAGCGCTACCGATTTCGAGAGGCCAGCCAAGAGTTGATGAATTTGGCAAGATTGGGAAACAAATATTTGGCGGACGAGGAACCTTGGAAGCTCATAAAAACTGATGAAGAACGTGTAAAAACCGTGATGTTTGTCGCCCTTCAGATAGCAACTGGTTTGGCCATATTAAGTGAGCCGTTTTTACCATTCACCTCCAATAAACTCAAAAACATCCTAAATGTCGGGCCGAGCACAGTCGAGACCCTTAGCTGGGAAAATGTGGGCACCGCGGATACTCTCCTTCCCTCAGGTCATCAAATCAATAAAAGTGAATTGTTGTTCCGAAAGGTGGAAGACAAAGAAATTGAAGCACAGTTAGCAAAGCTGGAAGCAACCAAAAAAGCCAACGAACAAATGGAGAAAGAAATCATACCTCAAAAAGACACCATCACCTTTGATGACTTTACCAAACTGGATATGCGTGTAGGTACCATTGTTGAAGCTGAAAAAATGCCGAAAGCAAACAAACTTCTGGTGTTAAAAGTGGATACAGGTTTGGATACTCGTACCATCGTTTCTGGAATTGCCGAAAGCTTTACCGCTGAAGAGATTGTAGGTAAAAAAGTAACTGTTTTGGTGAATCTAGCGCCACGAAAACTTCGCGGCGTAGAAAGTGAAGGCATGATTCTGATGACTGAAAACCAAGAGGGGAAATTGGTATTTGTAAATCCTGATGAAGATAGCGTTGGGAATGGGGAAACCATTAATTAA
- a CDS encoding Tex family protein, translating into MQLIPYILKKTQLSEKSIENTVALLNEDCTIPFISRYRKERTGNLDEVQVGEIVKFKTDFEALEKRKAAIIKAVEEQGLLTPELQAKFQNCIDLTTLEDLYLPFKKSKKTKAEIARKNGLEPLAKIIMAQRSDEIEFIASKYLSKEIVNEDDALEGARHIIAEWINERTDIRNQLRNQLERHALITSKVIKTKKEDEKAQKFRDYFDWSESLNRCPSHRFLAILRAEKEGFIRIKIEIDNDRALDNIEKRIIKSNNSCTEHIELAIADAYKRLLFPSLSNELLKNTKEKADTDAIQVFSKNLKQLLLGAPLGEKRILAIDPGFRTGCKVVCLDAQGDLKHNETIYPHAPQNDSSGAIKKISSLVDAHKIEAIAIGNGTASRETEKLVKRIHFKNPIEVFVVSEAGASIYSASKIARDEFPNYDVTVRGAVSIGRRLADPLAELVKIDAKSIGVGQYQHDVDQTKLKTSLDTVVESCVNSVGVNINTASVPLLSYVSGIGPKLAENIVAYRNENGAFRSRSEIKKVPRLGGKAFEQGAGFLRIKEGENPLDDSAVHPESYGLVQKMAKDKGVPLSDIIRNKTVLESIDLKSYCTETIGLPTLEDILEELEKPGLDRREKAKVFTFNQNIKQITDLQPGQLLPGIVNNITNFGCFVDIGIKESGLIHVSNLSDSFVKDVNAHVSLHQQIVVKVLDVDVPRKRIQLALHKKG; encoded by the coding sequence ATGCAACTCATCCCCTACATCTTAAAAAAAACGCAGCTTTCAGAAAAAAGCATTGAAAATACCGTTGCATTATTAAATGAAGATTGTACCATTCCCTTTATATCTAGGTATCGGAAAGAACGCACTGGCAATTTAGATGAGGTTCAGGTTGGGGAAATCGTAAAATTCAAAACCGACTTTGAGGCTTTGGAAAAACGAAAAGCTGCCATTATAAAAGCAGTTGAGGAGCAAGGACTCCTTACCCCAGAACTCCAAGCAAAGTTTCAAAATTGCATTGATCTTACCACTTTGGAAGATCTTTACCTCCCTTTCAAAAAAAGCAAGAAAACAAAAGCAGAGATTGCTCGTAAAAATGGTTTGGAGCCTTTGGCCAAAATCATCATGGCACAACGAAGCGATGAGATTGAATTCATTGCCTCCAAATACCTCAGCAAAGAAATTGTGAATGAAGATGACGCATTGGAAGGTGCTCGTCATATCATAGCTGAATGGATCAATGAACGCACCGATATTCGCAACCAACTCAGAAATCAGTTAGAGCGACATGCCTTGATTACCTCCAAAGTGATAAAAACCAAAAAGGAGGACGAAAAAGCCCAAAAATTTCGAGACTATTTTGATTGGAGTGAATCCTTAAATCGTTGCCCTTCCCATCGCTTTTTAGCTATCCTAAGAGCAGAAAAAGAAGGTTTTATCCGTATAAAAATTGAAATTGATAATGATAGAGCGCTTGATAATATTGAAAAGCGTATCATCAAATCAAACAATTCCTGCACCGAACACATTGAATTGGCCATCGCCGATGCCTACAAACGACTTTTATTTCCCTCACTGTCCAACGAACTTTTAAAAAATACCAAGGAGAAAGCAGATACTGATGCAATTCAGGTTTTTTCCAAAAACTTAAAGCAATTATTGCTTGGGGCTCCCTTGGGCGAAAAACGAATCCTTGCCATTGATCCGGGTTTTAGAACAGGCTGTAAAGTGGTCTGTTTGGATGCACAGGGCGATTTAAAACATAATGAGACCATTTATCCACATGCGCCACAAAATGATAGTTCGGGAGCTATCAAAAAAATAAGTTCTTTGGTAGATGCCCATAAAATTGAGGCCATTGCCATTGGCAACGGGACAGCATCCAGAGAAACTGAAAAATTGGTCAAACGCATACACTTTAAAAATCCGATTGAAGTTTTTGTGGTCAGTGAAGCTGGCGCTTCCATCTATTCCGCATCTAAAATTGCAAGGGATGAATTTCCTAACTATGATGTAACGGTTAGAGGTGCTGTTTCTATTGGTCGCCGTTTAGCCGACCCCTTGGCAGAACTGGTAAAGATTGATGCCAAATCCATTGGTGTTGGGCAATACCAACATGATGTGGATCAGACCAAATTAAAAACCTCCTTGGACACTGTTGTAGAAAGCTGTGTAAACTCTGTTGGTGTAAATATCAATACTGCCAGTGTTCCCCTACTTAGTTATGTGTCAGGCATTGGTCCCAAACTTGCCGAAAACATAGTGGCTTATCGTAACGAGAATGGTGCTTTTAGAAGTAGGTCAGAAATTAAAAAAGTACCTCGTTTGGGAGGAAAGGCATTTGAACAGGGAGCTGGATTTTTACGCATCAAAGAAGGTGAAAACCCTTTGGATGATTCTGCTGTGCACCCAGAAAGTTATGGTCTTGTTCAGAAAATGGCGAAAGACAAGGGAGTTCCATTATCGGATATCATCAGAAACAAAACCGTACTGGAAAGCATTGACCTAAAATCGTATTGTACCGAAACTATTGGACTGCCAACCTTGGAGGATATTCTTGAAGAATTGGAAAAACCAGGATTAGATCGTAGGGAAAAAGCCAAAGTGTTTACCTTCAACCAAAACATTAAACAAATTACAGACTTGCAGCCTGGTCAATTACTGCCAGGAATCGTCAATAACATTACCAATTTTGGTTGTTTTGTGGATATTGGCATTAAAGAAAGTGGCCTCATTCATGTATCGAATCTTTCTGACTCCTTTGTCAAAGATGTAAATGCCCACGTAAGCTTACACCAACAAATTGTGGTTAAAGTTTTGGATGTAGATGTGCCAAGAAAACGCATTCAATTGGCATTGCATAAAAAAGGTTGA
- a CDS encoding DUF1501 domain-containing protein: MCDTHHTHDTTPHKGLEHDGHDLEHKTWSRRSFIQALGIAGSGSMFLGSNLVSASAPSPLTSAVADAETDNILILIRLSGGNDGLSTVIPIQQYDTYANARPNIYIPESKVLKLTDDFGVPTYMNALEPLWGEGQFKAVHGVGYDGQSLSHFTGSDIFANTDLSTTNFTGERTGWMGRHFEECFPDYLMNPPESPAAIQIGNLANLVFQGEQTNYAFVTNNVDQLERIADDGEYYSLDPTLFDNCMYGDQLKFLRGVANTTEIYAGKIFEAAQLGQNQVEYQDNGFARQLALLARLIKGNLGTKVYMISMGGFDTHGNQPLAHERLMTNLSIAINNFYEDLAFTQQDEKVLSMTFSEFGRRIFENGSNGTDHGKAAPTLFFGSGLSGSAFIGDHPSLEDANGRGNLEHTMDFRNLYGTVLAEWLCVPREAVERHLLGYPYQAVDLGFNCSGEVFDDIAMDSDPPTLPDTPPSPDGMDPDPDALATIVHRPYYPTDRTPHIYLEMPVAAHVDIQLYNILGQNVGTVFNEMMLEGSAEINIRERMRDSLSTGKYIYRISVGDEKMSKSVMIM, encoded by the coding sequence ATGTGCGATACTCATCATACTCACGATACAACACCACACAAAGGCCTAGAACATGATGGCCACGATTTAGAACACAAAACATGGAGCAGGCGTTCCTTTATCCAAGCATTGGGTATAGCAGGATCGGGTTCTATGTTCTTGGGAAGTAATTTAGTTTCAGCTTCAGCTCCTTCACCTTTAACTTCTGCTGTCGCAGACGCAGAGACCGATAATATATTAATATTGATAAGGTTATCTGGAGGTAACGACGGACTAAGTACTGTAATCCCAATACAACAATATGATACTTATGCTAATGCAAGGCCAAATATCTACATTCCAGAAAGTAAAGTCCTAAAACTTACTGATGATTTCGGCGTACCTACTTATATGAATGCCTTGGAGCCTCTTTGGGGTGAAGGTCAGTTTAAAGCAGTACACGGAGTCGGTTATGACGGTCAAAGTCTGTCCCATTTTACAGGGTCGGATATTTTTGCCAACACAGATTTAAGTACTACCAATTTTACTGGGGAGAGAACCGGTTGGATGGGAAGACATTTTGAAGAATGTTTCCCAGATTACTTGATGAATCCACCAGAATCCCCAGCAGCCATCCAAATTGGTAATTTGGCCAACTTGGTTTTTCAAGGTGAGCAAACCAACTATGCTTTTGTAACCAATAATGTTGATCAATTAGAGCGTATCGCTGATGATGGTGAATACTACAGCTTAGACCCAACACTTTTTGACAATTGTATGTATGGTGACCAACTCAAATTTTTGAGAGGTGTTGCCAACACAACTGAAATTTACGCTGGTAAAATTTTTGAAGCTGCACAGTTAGGTCAGAATCAAGTAGAATATCAAGACAATGGTTTTGCAAGGCAATTAGCTTTGTTGGCCAGATTGATCAAAGGTAATCTTGGTACAAAAGTATATATGATTTCTATGGGTGGATTTGATACTCACGGTAATCAACCCCTCGCTCATGAAAGATTAATGACAAATCTTTCCATTGCCATCAACAACTTCTATGAAGACCTTGCCTTTACCCAACAAGATGAAAAGGTATTGAGCATGACTTTTTCCGAGTTTGGTCGTAGAATTTTCGAAAACGGTTCTAACGGTACCGATCACGGAAAAGCCGCACCCACCCTGTTCTTTGGGTCAGGATTAAGTGGAAGTGCTTTTATTGGCGACCACCCTTCATTGGAAGATGCCAATGGGCGTGGAAACCTAGAACATACTATGGATTTTAGAAATCTCTACGGTACGGTCCTAGCAGAATGGTTGTGTGTTCCAAGAGAAGCTGTTGAGCGTCATTTATTGGGTTATCCATATCAGGCCGTAGACTTAGGTTTCAACTGTAGTGGTGAAGTCTTTGATGATATTGCAATGGATAGTGATCCACCAACATTACCAGATACGCCCCCTAGCCCAGATGGTATGGATCCAGATCCAGATGCATTGGCAACAATTGTCCATAGACCTTACTATCCAACTGATCGCACTCCACATATTTATTTGGAAATGCCTGTTGCGGCCCATGTTGATATTCAACTGTATAATATCCTGGGTCAGAATGTAGGTACTGTTTTCAATGAAATGATGCTGGAAGGTTCCGCTGAAATTAATATTAGGGAACGAATGAGAGATAGTCTGTCCACAGGAAAATATATCTATAGAATCTCAGTGGGAGACGAAAAAATGAGTAAATCCGTAATGATCATGTAG